From a region of the Scyliorhinus torazame isolate Kashiwa2021f chromosome 15, sScyTor2.1, whole genome shotgun sequence genome:
- the lig4 gene encoding DNA ligase 4 isoform X2 yields MLGKVVLEKVTSLDDYHGFTMSATSVSDNSLTKTVAAKVPFCDLCLTIEKIQKAKSRPDKNKYFKDFLNSWRNFHNTLHKNDLNTTDSFYAALRLILPQLERERMAYGIKETMLAKLYIDVLGLPKDGKDALKLLNYRAPTSSHGEAGDFAVIAYFVLKQRCPNKGTLTVHDINQHLDSIALNNAAKRKDLIKKSLLQLICQSSALEQKWLIRMILKDMKLGISQQTIFQLFHADAAELHSVTTDLEKVCRQLHDPTVSLSDVSIMMFSPFRPMLAAIANIKHIEKLMHNQSFYLETKLDGERIQLHKDGDVYKYFSRNGFDYSQQFGASSLQGSLTPFIHNTFKSTLQNCILDGEMMAYNPITQAFMQKGNKFDIKRMVDDSELQTCFCVFDVLMVNKQKLANEPLRKRHETLQTVFTSVPGRIQIVEKVEIKTKKDVADALNVAIDQREEGIMLKDPLGVYKPDKRGEGWLKIKPEYVDGLMDELDILIVGGYFGKGHRGGMVSHFLCAVAEPASPGEKPSRFHSLCRVGSGYTMKELYDLGLKLANHWKPYRKRDPPPNILCGTEKPEVYIEPCNSVILQVKAAEIVGSDMYKTCCTLRFPRIEKIRDDKDWYDCMTLHDLDQLHNKASGKLASKHVDLNDEEPDKKKRKVPAKTKKLFGIAEQFKAQDLSHVDKVSSIFEDVEFCVLNGLHDHPKAELEMGIAECGGLVVQNPGPDTYCVIVGTINVRVKNLVAANEHDVVKADWLLECLQKKHFIPWQPQYMIHMSPSTEEHFAQEYDCYGDSYYADIDKSHLQEVFKRMSKPEQNLPSKTIADLEQRYSWDISPLSMFRHCIIYIDFYARIGDSSTQIHGTSLDVRILELRFHGAQCVTNLNESVSHVVVGKDLQHVSELKSRRTAFKRKFKIVLESWITDSIKAGSLQDERNYLL; encoded by the exons ATGCTTGGAAAAGTAGTGCTGGAAAAA GTTACATCTCTGGACGATTATCACGGATTCACCATGTCTGCAACATCTGTATCAGACAATTCACTGACAAAAACTGTGGCCGCTAAAGTCCCCTTTTGTGACCTGTGTTTAACAATAGAAAAAATACAGAAGGCTAAATCTAGGCCTGATAAAAATAAATATTTCAAAGACTTCTTGAATTCATGGAGAAACTTCCATAACACACTTCACAAGAATGATTTAAACACCACTGATTCCTTCTACGCAGCACTGCGTCTGATCCTTCCTCAgcttgagagagagaggatggcatACGGAATAAAAGAGACGATGCTTGCAAAACTTTACATTGACGTTTTAGGTTTGCCAAAAGATGGAAAAGATGCTCTTAAACTCCTGAACTACAGAGCTCCCACCAGCTCACATGGAGAGGCAGGTGACTTTGCCGTGATTGCATATTTTGTTCTGAAACAGAGATGCCCAAATAAAGGCACTCTAACCGTTCACGACATAAATCAACACTTGGATTCTATTGCACTTAATAATGCTGCCAAAAGGAAAGATTTGATCAAAAAGAGCCTGTTGCAATTAATCTGTCAGAGTTCAGCATTAGAGCAAAAGTGGCTTATTCGTATGATCTTGAAAGATATGAAATTAGGCATCAGTCAACAAACTATATTTCAGTTATTCCATGCAGATGCGGCAGAGCTTCACAGTGTAACGACAGATCTAGAGAAAGTTTGTAGACAACTTCATGATCCCACTGTGTCCCTCAGTGATGTCTCCATCATGATGTTTTCTCCTTTTAGGCCTATGCTTGCGGCTATTGCCAATATAAAACACATTGAAAAGTTAATGCACAACCAAAGTTTCTACTTGGAAACTAAACTGGATGGAGAGCGTATCCAACTTCACAAGGATGGAGATGTTTACAAGTATTTTTCTCGTAATGGATTTGATTACAGCCAGCAGTTTGGTGCTTCTTCATTGCAAGGGTCTCTCACACCCTTCATTCACAATACCTTTAAGAGTACTTTACAGAACTGCATTCTTGATGGAGAGATGATGGCCTATAACCCAATTACTCAAGCCTTTATGCAGAAGGGAAACAAATTTGACATCAAAAGAATGGTGGATGATTCCGAATTGCAAACCTGTTTCTGCGTCTTTGATGTGCTAATGGTAAATAAGCAGAAACTGGCAAATGAACCTCTTAGGAAAAGACACGAAACCCTTCAAACTGTCTTCACATCAGTGCCAGGGCGCATTCAGATTGTGGAGAaagttgaaataaaaacaaaaaaggaTGTGGCCGATGCTCTCAATGTAGCTATAGATCAAAGGGAAGAAGGAATAATGCTGAAAGATCCTTTGGGTGTTTATAAACCAGACAAGCGTGGTGAAGGCTGGCTGAAAATTAAACCAGAATATGTTGATGGCTTGATGGATGAGCTTGACATCTTAATTGTTGGCGGTTACTTTGGTAAAGGCCATCGTGGTGGaatggtgtctcatttcctgtgtgCTGTTGCAGAGCCTGCTTCACCTGGTGAGAAACCATCACGCTTCCACTCACTTTGCCGTGTAGGTTCTGGATACACGATGAAGGAACTGTATGATCTTGGACTGAAACTGGCTAATCACTGGAAACCTTACCGCAAAAGAGATCCTCCACCAAACATTCTGTGTGGCACTGAAAAACCAGAGGTCTACATTGAACCTTGTAATTCTGTTATTCTACAAGTCAAGGCAGCGGAAATTGTGGGCAGTGATATGTATAAAACGTGTTGCACCTTGCGTTTTCCACGAATTGAAAAGATTAGAGATGATAAGGATTGGTATGACTGTATGACATTGCACGATTTGGATCAACTGCACAATAAAGCTTCTGGGAAACTTGCCTCCAAACATGTTGACCTAAATGATGAAGAACCAGATAAGAAAAAACGTAAAGTTCCTGCAAAGACCAAAAAGTTATTCGGCATTGCAGAACAGTTTAAAGCCCAAGATCTATCACATGTTGACAAAGTTTCCAGTATTTTTGAAGATGTTGAATTTTGTGTCTTGAATGGTCTTCACGACCATCCCAAAGCTGAGCTGGAGATGGGAATAGCTGAATGTGGAGGGTTGGTCGTGCAGAACCCTGGACCAGACACATATTGTGTTATTGTTGGCACGATTAATGTCCGTGTCAAAAATCTTGTCGCTGCGAACGAACATGACGTGGTGAAAGCTGACTGGTTGTTGGAGTGTTTGCAAAAGAAACATTTTATACCATGGCAACCTCAGTATATGATTCATATGTCACCTTCTACAGAGGAACATTTTGCCCAAGAATATGATTGCTATGGAGACAGCTATTATGCTGATATTGATAAAAGTCATCTGCAGGAAGTATTCAAAAGAATGAGTAAACCGGAACAAAATTTACCCTCTAAAACTATTGCCGACTTAGAACAGCGTTACTCATGGGACATATCGCCTCTAAGTATGTTCAGACACTGCATCATTTATATCGATTTCTACGCTAGAATTGGTGACTCTAGTACGCAGATACATGGCACAAGTTTAgatgtgaggattttagagttgcgGTTTCATGGAGCACAATGTGTCACAAATTTGAATGAAAGTGTCTCACATGTTGTCGTTGGTAAGGATTTACAACATGTCTCAGAGCTGAAATCGCGAAGGACGGCATTTAAAAGGAAGTTCAAAATTGTGCTGGAATCGTGGATAACTGATTCAATAAAAGCAGGCAGTCTGCAAGATGAAAGAAATTACCTACTGTAG
- the lig4 gene encoding DNA ligase 4 isoform X1 yields MGQSAPARNLVLPQQVTSLDDYHGFTMSATSVSDNSLTKTVAAKVPFCDLCLTIEKIQKAKSRPDKNKYFKDFLNSWRNFHNTLHKNDLNTTDSFYAALRLILPQLERERMAYGIKETMLAKLYIDVLGLPKDGKDALKLLNYRAPTSSHGEAGDFAVIAYFVLKQRCPNKGTLTVHDINQHLDSIALNNAAKRKDLIKKSLLQLICQSSALEQKWLIRMILKDMKLGISQQTIFQLFHADAAELHSVTTDLEKVCRQLHDPTVSLSDVSIMMFSPFRPMLAAIANIKHIEKLMHNQSFYLETKLDGERIQLHKDGDVYKYFSRNGFDYSQQFGASSLQGSLTPFIHNTFKSTLQNCILDGEMMAYNPITQAFMQKGNKFDIKRMVDDSELQTCFCVFDVLMVNKQKLANEPLRKRHETLQTVFTSVPGRIQIVEKVEIKTKKDVADALNVAIDQREEGIMLKDPLGVYKPDKRGEGWLKIKPEYVDGLMDELDILIVGGYFGKGHRGGMVSHFLCAVAEPASPGEKPSRFHSLCRVGSGYTMKELYDLGLKLANHWKPYRKRDPPPNILCGTEKPEVYIEPCNSVILQVKAAEIVGSDMYKTCCTLRFPRIEKIRDDKDWYDCMTLHDLDQLHNKASGKLASKHVDLNDEEPDKKKRKVPAKTKKLFGIAEQFKAQDLSHVDKVSSIFEDVEFCVLNGLHDHPKAELEMGIAECGGLVVQNPGPDTYCVIVGTINVRVKNLVAANEHDVVKADWLLECLQKKHFIPWQPQYMIHMSPSTEEHFAQEYDCYGDSYYADIDKSHLQEVFKRMSKPEQNLPSKTIADLEQRYSWDISPLSMFRHCIIYIDFYARIGDSSTQIHGTSLDVRILELRFHGAQCVTNLNESVSHVVVGKDLQHVSELKSRRTAFKRKFKIVLESWITDSIKAGSLQDERNYLL; encoded by the exons ATGGGTCAGAGTGCGCCGGCTCGGAACCTGGTGCTCCCTCAACAG GTTACATCTCTGGACGATTATCACGGATTCACCATGTCTGCAACATCTGTATCAGACAATTCACTGACAAAAACTGTGGCCGCTAAAGTCCCCTTTTGTGACCTGTGTTTAACAATAGAAAAAATACAGAAGGCTAAATCTAGGCCTGATAAAAATAAATATTTCAAAGACTTCTTGAATTCATGGAGAAACTTCCATAACACACTTCACAAGAATGATTTAAACACCACTGATTCCTTCTACGCAGCACTGCGTCTGATCCTTCCTCAgcttgagagagagaggatggcatACGGAATAAAAGAGACGATGCTTGCAAAACTTTACATTGACGTTTTAGGTTTGCCAAAAGATGGAAAAGATGCTCTTAAACTCCTGAACTACAGAGCTCCCACCAGCTCACATGGAGAGGCAGGTGACTTTGCCGTGATTGCATATTTTGTTCTGAAACAGAGATGCCCAAATAAAGGCACTCTAACCGTTCACGACATAAATCAACACTTGGATTCTATTGCACTTAATAATGCTGCCAAAAGGAAAGATTTGATCAAAAAGAGCCTGTTGCAATTAATCTGTCAGAGTTCAGCATTAGAGCAAAAGTGGCTTATTCGTATGATCTTGAAAGATATGAAATTAGGCATCAGTCAACAAACTATATTTCAGTTATTCCATGCAGATGCGGCAGAGCTTCACAGTGTAACGACAGATCTAGAGAAAGTTTGTAGACAACTTCATGATCCCACTGTGTCCCTCAGTGATGTCTCCATCATGATGTTTTCTCCTTTTAGGCCTATGCTTGCGGCTATTGCCAATATAAAACACATTGAAAAGTTAATGCACAACCAAAGTTTCTACTTGGAAACTAAACTGGATGGAGAGCGTATCCAACTTCACAAGGATGGAGATGTTTACAAGTATTTTTCTCGTAATGGATTTGATTACAGCCAGCAGTTTGGTGCTTCTTCATTGCAAGGGTCTCTCACACCCTTCATTCACAATACCTTTAAGAGTACTTTACAGAACTGCATTCTTGATGGAGAGATGATGGCCTATAACCCAATTACTCAAGCCTTTATGCAGAAGGGAAACAAATTTGACATCAAAAGAATGGTGGATGATTCCGAATTGCAAACCTGTTTCTGCGTCTTTGATGTGCTAATGGTAAATAAGCAGAAACTGGCAAATGAACCTCTTAGGAAAAGACACGAAACCCTTCAAACTGTCTTCACATCAGTGCCAGGGCGCATTCAGATTGTGGAGAaagttgaaataaaaacaaaaaaggaTGTGGCCGATGCTCTCAATGTAGCTATAGATCAAAGGGAAGAAGGAATAATGCTGAAAGATCCTTTGGGTGTTTATAAACCAGACAAGCGTGGTGAAGGCTGGCTGAAAATTAAACCAGAATATGTTGATGGCTTGATGGATGAGCTTGACATCTTAATTGTTGGCGGTTACTTTGGTAAAGGCCATCGTGGTGGaatggtgtctcatttcctgtgtgCTGTTGCAGAGCCTGCTTCACCTGGTGAGAAACCATCACGCTTCCACTCACTTTGCCGTGTAGGTTCTGGATACACGATGAAGGAACTGTATGATCTTGGACTGAAACTGGCTAATCACTGGAAACCTTACCGCAAAAGAGATCCTCCACCAAACATTCTGTGTGGCACTGAAAAACCAGAGGTCTACATTGAACCTTGTAATTCTGTTATTCTACAAGTCAAGGCAGCGGAAATTGTGGGCAGTGATATGTATAAAACGTGTTGCACCTTGCGTTTTCCACGAATTGAAAAGATTAGAGATGATAAGGATTGGTATGACTGTATGACATTGCACGATTTGGATCAACTGCACAATAAAGCTTCTGGGAAACTTGCCTCCAAACATGTTGACCTAAATGATGAAGAACCAGATAAGAAAAAACGTAAAGTTCCTGCAAAGACCAAAAAGTTATTCGGCATTGCAGAACAGTTTAAAGCCCAAGATCTATCACATGTTGACAAAGTTTCCAGTATTTTTGAAGATGTTGAATTTTGTGTCTTGAATGGTCTTCACGACCATCCCAAAGCTGAGCTGGAGATGGGAATAGCTGAATGTGGAGGGTTGGTCGTGCAGAACCCTGGACCAGACACATATTGTGTTATTGTTGGCACGATTAATGTCCGTGTCAAAAATCTTGTCGCTGCGAACGAACATGACGTGGTGAAAGCTGACTGGTTGTTGGAGTGTTTGCAAAAGAAACATTTTATACCATGGCAACCTCAGTATATGATTCATATGTCACCTTCTACAGAGGAACATTTTGCCCAAGAATATGATTGCTATGGAGACAGCTATTATGCTGATATTGATAAAAGTCATCTGCAGGAAGTATTCAAAAGAATGAGTAAACCGGAACAAAATTTACCCTCTAAAACTATTGCCGACTTAGAACAGCGTTACTCATGGGACATATCGCCTCTAAGTATGTTCAGACACTGCATCATTTATATCGATTTCTACGCTAGAATTGGTGACTCTAGTACGCAGATACATGGCACAAGTTTAgatgtgaggattttagagttgcgGTTTCATGGAGCACAATGTGTCACAAATTTGAATGAAAGTGTCTCACATGTTGTCGTTGGTAAGGATTTACAACATGTCTCAGAGCTGAAATCGCGAAGGACGGCATTTAAAAGGAAGTTCAAAATTGTGCTGGAATCGTGGATAACTGATTCAATAAAAGCAGGCAGTCTGCAAGATGAAAGAAATTACCTACTGTAG
- the lig4 gene encoding DNA ligase 4 isoform X3: protein MLGKVTSLDDYHGFTMSATSVSDNSLTKTVAAKVPFCDLCLTIEKIQKAKSRPDKNKYFKDFLNSWRNFHNTLHKNDLNTTDSFYAALRLILPQLERERMAYGIKETMLAKLYIDVLGLPKDGKDALKLLNYRAPTSSHGEAGDFAVIAYFVLKQRCPNKGTLTVHDINQHLDSIALNNAAKRKDLIKKSLLQLICQSSALEQKWLIRMILKDMKLGISQQTIFQLFHADAAELHSVTTDLEKVCRQLHDPTVSLSDVSIMMFSPFRPMLAAIANIKHIEKLMHNQSFYLETKLDGERIQLHKDGDVYKYFSRNGFDYSQQFGASSLQGSLTPFIHNTFKSTLQNCILDGEMMAYNPITQAFMQKGNKFDIKRMVDDSELQTCFCVFDVLMVNKQKLANEPLRKRHETLQTVFTSVPGRIQIVEKVEIKTKKDVADALNVAIDQREEGIMLKDPLGVYKPDKRGEGWLKIKPEYVDGLMDELDILIVGGYFGKGHRGGMVSHFLCAVAEPASPGEKPSRFHSLCRVGSGYTMKELYDLGLKLANHWKPYRKRDPPPNILCGTEKPEVYIEPCNSVILQVKAAEIVGSDMYKTCCTLRFPRIEKIRDDKDWYDCMTLHDLDQLHNKASGKLASKHVDLNDEEPDKKKRKVPAKTKKLFGIAEQFKAQDLSHVDKVSSIFEDVEFCVLNGLHDHPKAELEMGIAECGGLVVQNPGPDTYCVIVGTINVRVKNLVAANEHDVVKADWLLECLQKKHFIPWQPQYMIHMSPSTEEHFAQEYDCYGDSYYADIDKSHLQEVFKRMSKPEQNLPSKTIADLEQRYSWDISPLSMFRHCIIYIDFYARIGDSSTQIHGTSLDVRILELRFHGAQCVTNLNESVSHVVVGKDLQHVSELKSRRTAFKRKFKIVLESWITDSIKAGSLQDERNYLL from the exons ATGCTTGGAAAG GTTACATCTCTGGACGATTATCACGGATTCACCATGTCTGCAACATCTGTATCAGACAATTCACTGACAAAAACTGTGGCCGCTAAAGTCCCCTTTTGTGACCTGTGTTTAACAATAGAAAAAATACAGAAGGCTAAATCTAGGCCTGATAAAAATAAATATTTCAAAGACTTCTTGAATTCATGGAGAAACTTCCATAACACACTTCACAAGAATGATTTAAACACCACTGATTCCTTCTACGCAGCACTGCGTCTGATCCTTCCTCAgcttgagagagagaggatggcatACGGAATAAAAGAGACGATGCTTGCAAAACTTTACATTGACGTTTTAGGTTTGCCAAAAGATGGAAAAGATGCTCTTAAACTCCTGAACTACAGAGCTCCCACCAGCTCACATGGAGAGGCAGGTGACTTTGCCGTGATTGCATATTTTGTTCTGAAACAGAGATGCCCAAATAAAGGCACTCTAACCGTTCACGACATAAATCAACACTTGGATTCTATTGCACTTAATAATGCTGCCAAAAGGAAAGATTTGATCAAAAAGAGCCTGTTGCAATTAATCTGTCAGAGTTCAGCATTAGAGCAAAAGTGGCTTATTCGTATGATCTTGAAAGATATGAAATTAGGCATCAGTCAACAAACTATATTTCAGTTATTCCATGCAGATGCGGCAGAGCTTCACAGTGTAACGACAGATCTAGAGAAAGTTTGTAGACAACTTCATGATCCCACTGTGTCCCTCAGTGATGTCTCCATCATGATGTTTTCTCCTTTTAGGCCTATGCTTGCGGCTATTGCCAATATAAAACACATTGAAAAGTTAATGCACAACCAAAGTTTCTACTTGGAAACTAAACTGGATGGAGAGCGTATCCAACTTCACAAGGATGGAGATGTTTACAAGTATTTTTCTCGTAATGGATTTGATTACAGCCAGCAGTTTGGTGCTTCTTCATTGCAAGGGTCTCTCACACCCTTCATTCACAATACCTTTAAGAGTACTTTACAGAACTGCATTCTTGATGGAGAGATGATGGCCTATAACCCAATTACTCAAGCCTTTATGCAGAAGGGAAACAAATTTGACATCAAAAGAATGGTGGATGATTCCGAATTGCAAACCTGTTTCTGCGTCTTTGATGTGCTAATGGTAAATAAGCAGAAACTGGCAAATGAACCTCTTAGGAAAAGACACGAAACCCTTCAAACTGTCTTCACATCAGTGCCAGGGCGCATTCAGATTGTGGAGAaagttgaaataaaaacaaaaaaggaTGTGGCCGATGCTCTCAATGTAGCTATAGATCAAAGGGAAGAAGGAATAATGCTGAAAGATCCTTTGGGTGTTTATAAACCAGACAAGCGTGGTGAAGGCTGGCTGAAAATTAAACCAGAATATGTTGATGGCTTGATGGATGAGCTTGACATCTTAATTGTTGGCGGTTACTTTGGTAAAGGCCATCGTGGTGGaatggtgtctcatttcctgtgtgCTGTTGCAGAGCCTGCTTCACCTGGTGAGAAACCATCACGCTTCCACTCACTTTGCCGTGTAGGTTCTGGATACACGATGAAGGAACTGTATGATCTTGGACTGAAACTGGCTAATCACTGGAAACCTTACCGCAAAAGAGATCCTCCACCAAACATTCTGTGTGGCACTGAAAAACCAGAGGTCTACATTGAACCTTGTAATTCTGTTATTCTACAAGTCAAGGCAGCGGAAATTGTGGGCAGTGATATGTATAAAACGTGTTGCACCTTGCGTTTTCCACGAATTGAAAAGATTAGAGATGATAAGGATTGGTATGACTGTATGACATTGCACGATTTGGATCAACTGCACAATAAAGCTTCTGGGAAACTTGCCTCCAAACATGTTGACCTAAATGATGAAGAACCAGATAAGAAAAAACGTAAAGTTCCTGCAAAGACCAAAAAGTTATTCGGCATTGCAGAACAGTTTAAAGCCCAAGATCTATCACATGTTGACAAAGTTTCCAGTATTTTTGAAGATGTTGAATTTTGTGTCTTGAATGGTCTTCACGACCATCCCAAAGCTGAGCTGGAGATGGGAATAGCTGAATGTGGAGGGTTGGTCGTGCAGAACCCTGGACCAGACACATATTGTGTTATTGTTGGCACGATTAATGTCCGTGTCAAAAATCTTGTCGCTGCGAACGAACATGACGTGGTGAAAGCTGACTGGTTGTTGGAGTGTTTGCAAAAGAAACATTTTATACCATGGCAACCTCAGTATATGATTCATATGTCACCTTCTACAGAGGAACATTTTGCCCAAGAATATGATTGCTATGGAGACAGCTATTATGCTGATATTGATAAAAGTCATCTGCAGGAAGTATTCAAAAGAATGAGTAAACCGGAACAAAATTTACCCTCTAAAACTATTGCCGACTTAGAACAGCGTTACTCATGGGACATATCGCCTCTAAGTATGTTCAGACACTGCATCATTTATATCGATTTCTACGCTAGAATTGGTGACTCTAGTACGCAGATACATGGCACAAGTTTAgatgtgaggattttagagttgcgGTTTCATGGAGCACAATGTGTCACAAATTTGAATGAAAGTGTCTCACATGTTGTCGTTGGTAAGGATTTACAACATGTCTCAGAGCTGAAATCGCGAAGGACGGCATTTAAAAGGAAGTTCAAAATTGTGCTGGAATCGTGGATAACTGATTCAATAAAAGCAGGCAGTCTGCAAGATGAAAGAAATTACCTACTGTAG